The window GCGTCGTACCACGCAGCCCGGAGCGTCAGCGTCCACGAGCACGTAGCCAAGCCCCCGAACCCCCTCCGCCGGGCTCATCCTGGCCATCACCAGGTGCGCTCCCGCGAGCGACCCGCCAGTCACGAAGCACTTCGTGCCAGAGACCGACCAGCCATCGGGGCTGGCTGTGGCGGTGGTGGCGATCTCCGCCAGCGACGAGCCGGCGGCCAGCTCGGTGATGGCGATCGAGACGAGGGTCTCACCCGCCAACACGGCGGGCACCCAACGCTCCCGGAGACGTGGGTGGCCGATGGTCGACAGGACGTAGGCCGGACCGTTGGCGGCGATCTGGGTCGCCTCGGCCAGGGTGAAGGAGTGCCGCGCGAGCGCCTCGATGACCGCCACAGCTGCCAGTCGGGGCAGGCCCGCGCCACCGACCTCCTCCGGATGGGTCATCCCCAGCACCCCGTGGGACCCGAGGACCGCCACCTCCGGCCAGGGGAACAGGCCGTCCGCGTCCCACTTGTGGTCGTCAGCGGCGAGCCTTGACGCCAGCTGGCCCGCGCGGTCCGCAAGCTCTCGGTACTGCGCTGGCAGCTCGAGCGACAAGCCAGCTGCCGACGGGTCGATGTCGAGGTCGAGCACCTTCATGCCGTGCACCCTTCGACGTCGGTGGTCTCCAGCAGCCCCGTCAACCCGAACAGCTCAGCGGCGTTTCGCCACATCAGTCGATCGATCGTCGCCGGACGGAAGGGCAGCTGACGGAGCTGACTGGTGAGGTCACGGATAGGTGGGGACGAGGGCCAGTCGCTGCCCCAGAGGAGCCGGTCGGCGACCCGGTCGAGGTCCGGGAAGATCTCGGGGAGACGGCGTGGTGGCAGCCCCGACAGCTCCATCCACACGTTTCGCCGCATCCGGGTGAGGAAGAAGACCTGTTCGGTCCAGAATCCCCTCCCCGAATGGGCGAGGAGGAAGTTGACCTCGGGGAAGTCCACCGCGGCCTCGTCGACCAGCAGCGGATCGCAGTGTCGCATCTTCGCCCCCGGGAACACCGACGAGCCGACGTGGACCATGACCGGAACCCGGTGTTCGGCGGCAACGGCGTACAGCGGGTAGAGCGCCCGGTCGTTGGGTGGCAGCTGGTGGCTGGCCGGATGGACCTTGAGCCCGACCGCCCCCTCGCCGATGGCCGCGGCGAACCGGCGGTGGGCACCGGTCACGCTGCGAGGGTCGTACTGCACGAACGGCAGCAGCATGCCGTCGGACTCCTCGGCGTCCTGCAGCGTGTACTCCTGAAGCGGCCCACGCCCCGAGGGGATCGCCATGCCGATCGTCACCCCCTGCGACCGTAGGTACGGCCCAACTCGGCTCCCGATGGGCCCGTCGGGCTCAAGGGCTCCCAGGGCAGCCTCGTCGGCGGTCTCGCGGGCCAGCTCCAGACCCTCGGGGATCCAACGTGCCGTCGCCCCGACATGGACATGGCAGTCGACGACGGGTGGGGGTTCCGGGAAGGGCATGGAGGCAGTATAGTCATCTCGACTGATTGATCAATCCAAAGGAGTGAAGGTGGAGTCGATCGAGATCCGGTCCCCCGCGGACGGCACCCTGTTGGGGACGGTGGATCGTGACGAGCAGTCGACCCTCGATCGCAAGGTGCGGGCCGCAGCCGCTGCCCAGAAGGGATGGGCTGCCCTGTCCCCGATGGATCGCGCCGAGCGGTTGCTCGCCGTCGCGGCCGAGACGTCCGCGCACCTCGACCGTCTCGTGGTGGCGCTCGTGCGGGAGCAGGGAAAGACCCGCAAGGAGGCTCGGATGGAGCTCGAGCGCTACATCGGGCCCTTCATCCAGTACGCGGGGATGGCCACCGGTGCCGAAGGGAGACATGTGGACCTCGGCGATGGCGTCGAGGGGACGGTGAAGCGGCGCCCCGTCGGCGTGGTTGCGGGCATCGTCCCGTGGAACTTCCCGGCGTCCCTCTTCGGGACCAAGCTTGCCCCGGCCCTCGCTGCCGGGTGCGGTTTCGTCGTGAAGCCCGCCGAGTCCACGTCGATGGTCACCGGCGCACTGGCAGAGATCGTCCGGCGGCACGTCCCGGAGGACCTTGTCCAGGTCGTCGTCGGGGGGCCAGAGGTCGGCGACGCCCTCGTGCGCCATCCCCTCATTGCCCGGATCGCCTTCACCGGATCGACGGCCGTGGGCCGCCGGGTGGGCGCGACCGGGGGCGGTGAACTCAAGCGTGTGTCGCTGGAGCTTGGTGGCTGCGACCCCTTCGTCGTCCTGGACCAGGTGGATGTCCGGGCGGCAGCCCGCGCGCTCATGGGGACGCGGTTCTACAACGCCGGCCAGGTCTGCGTCGCCCCAAAGCGACTTGTCGTGCACGAGGCGGTTGCCGACGAGCTCGTCGCTGCACTGTCAGAACGTCTCACCCGGGTCGTTGTCGGTGACGGCCTGGCCGAGGGGACCACGATGGGTCCGCTGCACACCGCGGCGGGCCGCGCCGTGCTGGAGGCACAGGTCGCCGACGCCGTCGACCGGGGGGCGACGCTCATGGGCGGTGGGCACCCCGACGCCACGGACAACGAGAGTGGATGGTTCATGCGTCCGGCACTGCTGCTGGACCCGCCTCGGACGGCCAGGGTGCGACAGGAGGAGACGTTCGGCCCCGTTCTGACGGTGATCCGCATCCGTGATGAGGCCGAGGCGATCGCGGTCGCCAACGAGACCCCGTATGGGCTCGGGGCGTCGGTGTGGGGCACCGACCACGGGGCAGCACGTCGTGTGGCTGATGCGATGGACGCCGGGTACGTGTGGGTCAACACCCTCGGGAGGGTCTACGACGAGCTTCCCTTCGGTGGCATGAAGGACTCCGGATTCGGGCGTGAGCACGGCCGAGAGGCGCTGCTCTCCTTCACCGAGCAGCGGACCGTCGTTGAACGGGTCCCGTCACGGTGAATGGCGTACTTCGTGAAGCCGTGGTCTGCGAGCCCGTCCGAACCCCAGTCGGGACCTACGGCGGGTCCTTGGCGAGCGTCCCCGCTGCCCGTCTGGCCGCGATCGTCATCGAGGAGCTCGTGCGCCGGACCGGTCTCACCGCCGGGCAGATCGATGACGTCATCCTGGGGCAGTGCTACCCCAATGGGGAGGCACCTGCTATCGGGCGTGTGGCCGCGCTCGACGCGGGTCTGGGCGTGTCGGTCCCGGGCCTCCAGCTCGACCGCCGTTGCGGCTCGGGCCTGCAGGCGGTGCTGGAGGCAGCCATGCGAGTACAGACGGGCGTGGCGGAGGCGGTCGTCGCCGGAGGCGTGGAGTCCATGAGCGGGGCCGAGCACTACGTCCTCGGGGCCCGGTTCGGCCTGCGGGGCAACGCGCGCCTCCACGACCGGTTGGCGCGAGGACGGGTGACCGCCGGTGGCAGCAACTACCCCGTACCGGGCGGGATGCTTGAGACGGCGGAGAACCTCCGACAGGAGTTCGGCATCTCACGCGAGGCGCAGGACGCGTTGGCCGTTGCCTCCCATCGCAAGGCTGCTGCCGCGCAGGTTGCCGGGCACTTCGCAGCCGAGATCGTCCCGGTCGAGGTGACCGACCGGCGCGGACGCGTATCCACGGTGACGACCGACGAGCATGTCCGGCCTGACTGCACCATGGAGGTGCTCACGCAACTCCGGGCCATCCGCGCCGCGGTCGATCCATCGGCCACCGTCACCGCCGGGAACGCCTCCGGGCAGAACGACGGTGCCGCAGTGTGCCTTGTGACGACCCGGGAAATGGCTGACCGCCTCGGTGTTCGTCCCCTTGGGGTGCTCCGCTCCTGGGCGGTGTCCGGGGTGGAACCGTCCCGGATGGGCATCGGCCCGGTGGCGGCCTGCAGGGCCGCCCTTGAACGCGCGGGCCTCGCCCTCGGCGATCTCGACGTCATCGAGCTCAACGAGGCGTTCGCCGCCCAGGTCCTGGCCGTGCTGGTCGAGCTCGGGCTCGACCCGGCCGATCCTCGACTCAACCCTGTGGGCTCCGGCATCTCGCTCGGCCACCCTGTCGGCGCCACCGGCTGCCGGATCCTCGCCACAATGCTTCACGAGTTGGCGCGCCGTGGCGGCCGCTACGCCATGGAGACGATGTGCATCGGCGGGGGCCAGGGCCTGACCGCCGTGTTCGAACGAGCCTGACCCGACGGTCATTCGGCGTGGTCGATGGCCCCCCGTCCGATGAGGTCCGCCACCTCGTCTTCCGTGAACCCGAGGTCGGCCAGCACCGCGCGGGTGTCGGTGCCCGGCACCGTGGCCGGGGTGGGCGTGGCCGGCGGGGTGGCGCTGAACCGGGGGGCCGGGGCGGCCTGGGTCATCCCGTCGACCGTCACGTGGGCGCCCCGCGCCACGCTGTGGGGGTGCGCGGCCGCCTCGTCGAGGGTCAGGACCGGCGCGTAGCAGACGTCGGTGCCCAGCAGCATCTCGTCCCACTCCGCCCTCGTCCGCCCGGCGACGACCTCGGCGATGCGGGCCTTCTGCTGCGCCCAGCGGGGCAGGTCGAACTGGTTGGCGAACAGCTCGTCGTCGGCAAGGCCGAGCTTGTCGAGCATGAGGGCGTAGAACTGCGGCTCGATCGGGCCGAGCCCGACCCACTCGCCGTCGGCGGTCTGGTAGGTGTCGTAGAAGGGTGCGCCACCGTCGAGCATGTTCGCCCCGCGCTGGAAGCTGAACATCCCGGCGTGGCGGAGGGCGAAGAACGGATTCATCAGCAGGCCGGTGCCGTCGACCATGGCGGCGTCCACGACCTGGCCCTGCCCGGTGCGCTGGGCGTGCAGCAGTCCGCAGACCATGCCGTAGGCCAGCAGCATGCCGCCGCCTCCGAAGTCGCCGACGAGGTTGAGGGGCACGACGGGTTTGCGGCCCGCCTCGCCGATGGCGTGCAGGGCGCCGGCCAGGGAGATGTAGTTCATGTCGTGTCCGGCGGCGGTGGCCAACGGCCCGTCCTGCCCCCAGCCGGTCATCCGCCCGTAGACGGCCTTTGGGTTGCGGGCGAGCACCTGCTCGGGGCCGACGCCGAGTCGCTCGGCCACGCCCGGCCGGAAGCCCTCGAACAGCCCGTCGGCGGCGGCGACCAGGCGCAGGACGACCTCGGCCCCTGCGGGGGACTTGAGGTCCACGGCGATGCTGCGTCGCGAGCGGAACAGCGCCCCGTGGCCGACGGCGGCGGCGGGGTTGCCGTCCTTGCGGTCTACGCGGATCACCTCCGCGCCCATGTCAGCCAGCATCATCCCCGTGAACGGTCCGGGGCCGATGCCGGCCAGCTCGATGATGCGCACGCTCTCAAGCGGTCCGGCCATGGTCACGAGGTCTAGGGCAACTCCGACCGGACGGCAAATCGACCGACGTTCATCAGCTGGACTGTGGGATGATTATCAGGATCTTGGTAGTCTTATGGTCGAGTCGATGCGAGTCGCCCTGGGCAAGGGCTGAGGCAAGGAGCCGCAAGTGGCCTCATCAGATGCACTGGACACGTCCGTGGTTGGGAGGGCGTTCTCGATCCTCTTCTGCTTTGACGGCCGACGTCACGAGCTGAGTCTTGCCGAGATCACCGCACGGGTCGGGCTACCCAAGACGACGGTGCACCGACTTGCTGCCCACCTGCTGGAGCAGGGGGCACTGGAGCGCGGCACCGCCGGCTGCTACCGGTTGGGGATGCGGCTGTTCGAGCTTGGAAACCTCGTCCCCAGCCAGCGACGGCTGCGGACCACCGCGCTGCCGTTCATCGAGGACCTGTATGAGACAACCCATCAGGTAATCCACTTCGGCGTTCTCGACGGCATCGAGGTCATCTACCTGGAGCGCATCACGGGCCACGACGGGGTCAGCTGCCCAACAAGGATCGGTGGACGCATGCCGGCCTACTGCACCGCGGTGGGCAAGGCCATCCTGGCCCATCGGCCTGATGCGATGCACCGCACGTTGCAGGCCGGCCTGGCCCGTCGTACCCCGCACACCATCGTGGACCAGTGGCGTCTTCAAGAGGGGCTGCGGGAGATCACCCGATCCGGCTTGGCGTATGACTGGCAGGAGGGCCAGGTCGGTGTGTCATGTGTGGCGGCCCCGGTGTTCAACCGTGACGGCTTGGCCGTCGCGGCCATCTCGGTGACCTCCCACGCCATCCACAAGCGAAGCGAACGCTTCGCCGGGGCCGTCCAGGCCACCGCAGCGTCCCTGACCCGGACGTTGCGGCAGATGCCCGACGCCTA of the Euzebya rosea genome contains:
- a CDS encoding amidohydrolase family protein, with translation MPFPEPPPVVDCHVHVGATARWIPEGLELARETADEAALGALEPDGPIGSRVGPYLRSQGVTIGMAIPSGRGPLQEYTLQDAEESDGMLLPFVQYDPRSVTGAHRRFAAAIGEGAVGLKVHPASHQLPPNDRALYPLYAVAAEHRVPVMVHVGSSVFPGAKMRHCDPLLVDEAAVDFPEVNFLLAHSGRGFWTEQVFFLTRMRRNVWMELSGLPPRRLPEIFPDLDRVADRLLWGSDWPSSPPIRDLTSQLRQLPFRPATIDRLMWRNAAELFGLTGLLETTDVEGCTA
- a CDS encoding CaiB/BaiF CoA transferase family protein, with the protein product MAGPLESVRIIELAGIGPGPFTGMMLADMGAEVIRVDRKDGNPAAAVGHGALFRSRRSIAVDLKSPAGAEVVLRLVAAADGLFEGFRPGVAERLGVGPEQVLARNPKAVYGRMTGWGQDGPLATAAGHDMNYISLAGALHAIGEAGRKPVVPLNLVGDFGGGGMLLAYGMVCGLLHAQRTGQGQVVDAAMVDGTGLLMNPFFALRHAGMFSFQRGANMLDGGAPFYDTYQTADGEWVGLGPIEPQFYALMLDKLGLADDELFANQFDLPRWAQQKARIAEVVAGRTRAEWDEMLLGTDVCYAPVLTLDEAAAHPHSVARGAHVTVDGMTQAAPAPRFSATPPATPTPATVPGTDTRAVLADLGFTEDEVADLIGRGAIDHAE
- a CDS encoding aldehyde dehydrogenase family protein, with amino-acid sequence MESIEIRSPADGTLLGTVDRDEQSTLDRKVRAAAAAQKGWAALSPMDRAERLLAVAAETSAHLDRLVVALVREQGKTRKEARMELERYIGPFIQYAGMATGAEGRHVDLGDGVEGTVKRRPVGVVAGIVPWNFPASLFGTKLAPALAAGCGFVVKPAESTSMVTGALAEIVRRHVPEDLVQVVVGGPEVGDALVRHPLIARIAFTGSTAVGRRVGATGGGELKRVSLELGGCDPFVVLDQVDVRAAARALMGTRFYNAGQVCVAPKRLVVHEAVADELVAALSERLTRVVVGDGLAEGTTMGPLHTAAGRAVLEAQVADAVDRGATLMGGGHPDATDNESGWFMRPALLLDPPRTARVRQEETFGPVLTVIRIRDEAEAIAVANETPYGLGASVWGTDHGAARRVADAMDAGYVWVNTLGRVYDELPFGGMKDSGFGREHGREALLSFTEQRTVVERVPSR
- a CDS encoding acetyl-CoA C-acetyltransferase, with the protein product MNGVLREAVVCEPVRTPVGTYGGSLASVPAARLAAIVIEELVRRTGLTAGQIDDVILGQCYPNGEAPAIGRVAALDAGLGVSVPGLQLDRRCGSGLQAVLEAAMRVQTGVAEAVVAGGVESMSGAEHYVLGARFGLRGNARLHDRLARGRVTAGGSNYPVPGGMLETAENLRQEFGISREAQDALAVASHRKAAAAQVAGHFAAEIVPVEVTDRRGRVSTVTTDEHVRPDCTMEVLTQLRAIRAAVDPSATVTAGNASGQNDGAAVCLVTTREMADRLGVRPLGVLRSWAVSGVEPSRMGIGPVAACRAALERAGLALGDLDVIELNEAFAAQVLAVLVELGLDPADPRLNPVGSGISLGHPVGATGCRILATMLHELARRGGRYAMETMCIGGGQGLTAVFERA
- a CDS encoding IclR family transcriptional regulator; the encoded protein is MASSDALDTSVVGRAFSILFCFDGRRHELSLAEITARVGLPKTTVHRLAAHLLEQGALERGTAGCYRLGMRLFELGNLVPSQRRLRTTALPFIEDLYETTHQVIHFGVLDGIEVIYLERITGHDGVSCPTRIGGRMPAYCTAVGKAILAHRPDAMHRTLQAGLARRTPHTIVDQWRLQEGLREITRSGLAYDWQEGQVGVSCVAAPVFNRDGLAVAAISVTSHAIHKRSERFAGAVQATAASLTRTLRQMPDAYWDHSDLSADLRDGAST
- a CDS encoding acyl-CoA dehydrogenase family protein, which encodes MKVLDLDIDPSAAGLSLELPAQYRELADRAGQLASRLAADDHKWDADGLFPWPEVAVLGSHGVLGMTHPEEVGGAGLPRLAAVAVIEALARHSFTLAEATQIAANGPAYVLSTIGHPRLRERWVPAVLAGETLVSIAITELAAGSSLAEIATTATASPDGWSVSGTKCFVTGGSLAGAHLVMARMSPAEGVRGLGYVLVDADAPGCVVRRVHRKIGGNATPEAVIELDVAGVADEAAVIRPDAGGFALAMQSYNAMRIGIAGICCGVARRALDLAEDHLRQRVQGGRPLSSRQGLQWRVAELELELEAARLLTYRAASRVDAHGFPDALDTARAKLAASRVAVSSADAAIQLLGWRGIVSAEDHPAERILREVRGWTIAGGTSESLLNMLGRAALSTGGGGR